In a genomic window of Lathamus discolor isolate bLatDis1 chromosome 4, bLatDis1.hap1, whole genome shotgun sequence:
- the RHOG gene encoding rho-related GTP-binding protein RhoG, with product MQSIKCVVVGDGAVGKTCLLICYTTNAFPKEYIPTVFDNYSAQNTVDGRTINLNLWDTAGQEEYDRLRTLSYPQTNVFIICFSIASPPSYENVKHKWYPEVCHHCPSVPILLVGTKKDLRNNPETMKRLKEQNQAPITTQQGISLSKQIRAVKYLECSALNQEGIKDVFTEAVRAVLNPAPAKPKKPCVLL from the coding sequence ATGCAGAGCATCAAGTGCGTGGTGGTGGGCGATGGGGCGGTGGGCAAGACCTGCCTGCTCATCTGCTACACCACCAACGCCTTCCCCAAGGAGTACATCCCCACCGTGTTCGACAACTACAGCGCGCAGAACACGGTGGACGGCAGGACTATTAACTTAAACCTGTGGGACACGGCCGGCCAGGAGGAGTACGACCGCCTGCGGACGCTTTCCTACCCCCAGACCAACGTCTTCATCATCTGCTTCTCCATCGCCAGCCCGCCCTCCTACGAGAACGTGAAGCACAAGTGGTACCCGGAGGTGTGCCACCACTGCCCCAGCGTGCCCATCCTCCTCGTCGGCACCAAGAAGGATCTGAGAAACAACCCCGAGACCATGAAGCGCCTCAAGGAGCAGAACCAGGCGCCCATCACCACCCAGCAGGGCATCAGCCTCTCCAAGCAGATCCGCGCCGTCAAGTACCTCGAGTGCTCGGCGCTCAACCAGGAGGGCATCAAGGATGTGTTCACCGAGGCGGTGAGGGCCGTGCTCAACCCTGCCCCGGCCAAGCCCAAGAAGCCCTGCGTCCTCTTGTGA